The DNA region ATACTTGACCATTTGGATAAGGATTGTTAGTATCACCAGCGATCGCTAGATTACTGGGCGACTCAAATACGAGGAATAAAGTCTTATTGGGTGTAACAGCTACGGGGTTCCAGAATACTTCTGTCCACGCATCGGGAAACTGTTCGAGTGCTATACCAGTTCCTAAAACCTCTCCTCCAGCAATTCAACAAGGATATTTTAACGTCACCAACTGTTCCAATACCCTTTGTAAGTTTGATAGCAGCACCTGCAACATTATTAGCCGTTGGTTTGAATGATTGTGCTAAGTCTGACTGCGAAAAATATGCCATGTTTACATTACTGCTAGACTGTTCTTGATCGATAAACAGTGCAGCATTTGCCGACTTAGCTTCTAACCCAATAAAAGCAGCTGCTAATGCTGATCCAATAACAGCAACTGACAATTTTTTTACACTTTTGAAACTCAATACCATTGTTTTTACTTTTAAAGACAATTTTTTTGTCTTTTCGGTTATGTTACAGTATGCATATTAATATATACATGTAATCTTTAAAAAACTATTTAGGGAATTTACATAAACTTTATGAAAAAAGCTACTAGTATAGAAAACTTTAAGAATTAAAATTGATATGTGACAACAGTTACAAACATATATATAACGTTTATAAAAATTATTTTTATATTTAAAGTAATGATGAAGTATATTATGATTTGATTAAAAAATTAAACATACAGGCAACAAAGAATATATAAGTATTTACGCCGGAGGAATAACTGAAGTTGAGATTAGTTCTCTAACATGCTCTGCGGAATCTTGTTGTAATGCTGATGCCACGATCGCTTCACTCTCCCCTATACTAAACCTAGCGATCGCCTGTTTCACTCCAGGTATACTTTGAGGATTCACGCTCAACTCATCCAGCCTTAAACCTAATAAAATTGGTGTTGCTAAAGTATCTGCTGCTAATTCTCCACATAATCCAACCGTTATTCCCGCCGCATGAGCAGCTTGGATCGTTTGCTGTACCATTCTCAACACTGCTGGATGTAGCGCATCAACTAAATTTGCCACGCGGGGATTAGTGCGATCGCTAGCCATAACGTACTGACTCAAGTCGTTAGTCCCTATACTAAAGAAGTCTACTTCAGCAGCTAACTGATCTGCGATCGCAACTGCTGCCGGAACCTCTACCATAATTCCTACTTTTATCGCTGCATCAAAAGAAATACCAGCTTGATTTAGTTCAGCCTGCACTTCACCCAAAATTACTTTAGCTGCGCGTACCTCAGTTACACTAGCAATCATTGGCAACATGATCTTAATTTGGTGTCCTACACTGGCTCTCAAAATTGCCCGTAACTGAGTTTTGAACAAATCCAAATGATCCAAACAGAAACGAATTCCCCGCCAACCTAAGAAAGGGTTAGCTTCTGGTAAACCAACTCTCAGATAAGGAAGTGGCTTATCACCACCTACATCTAAGGTACGAATAATTAGCGGACGATTATCTAAAACTTGGGCGATCGCCTGATACACTTCAAGTTGTTCTTCTTCAGTGGGGGCGCTTGTCCTATCTAGATAAAGAAACTCTGTGCGGAGTAGTCCTACACCTTCTGCACCGCTAGCCACCGCAACTTGCACATCATTTATACTACCAATATTGGCGAAAACGCTAACTTGCCGACCATCACGAGTAATTGCTGGCTGATGTGCTGTCGCTCGTGCTTCTTGTTGGGCAGTTTGCCAAGCTTCTCGCTTTGCTGCCAGTAAATCTAGGATATGTGATTCTGGTTCTACCCAAGCTTTGCCACTTTCACCATCAAGTGCCATTAGTGTACCATCTGCCAAGTGCAACACCTGGGCATCTACTCCCAAAACTGCGGGAATACCCAATGTCCGGGCAATAATTGCGCTGTGAGATGTGGCACTACCTGAAGTTGTACAAATACCCAATATCTTTGTCGGGTCTAGTCTCGCGGTATCTGAAGGAGTTAAATCAGTAGCCACCAAAATTGCTGGTTCCTCAAGATGCAGGTTAGCAGGGGCATTTCCAGCTAATAATCGCAGTACCCTTTGCCCGACATCCACAACATCGTCAACTCGTTCTTGCAGATAAGAATCCTCAAGTGTGCGGTAGGAAGTCGCTACTTCATCGACTACGGCTTGCCAAGCAGCTTCAGCATTTATATGGTGTTCAAAAATGCGCTCTTTTACCGCTTCCAACAATACTGGATCTTCTAAAAATAGTAGTTGGGCATCGAAGATAGCGGCTTCAGCGTCACCAATTTGCAGAGAAGCTTGGGAGAAAACTGCTTGAATTTCTTGTTTGGCGGTGTGAATTGCTGCTTGTACTCGTTGCCACTCTGGCTCAGGATCGTCTACGTGGTATTCCGTAATCGAAAAGTGTGTGGGTTGATAATGAACAACAGGTGCGATCGCTACTCCAGCAGAAGCTGCAATTCCCAAAAGTTCGCCGTGAATTGCTGGTGTAACTTCATGGTGCAATGCTGGTGGAGAATTCAAAGCAACATTATCTTCACCAAAATTATTTGCGAATAATCCTTGTAATGCTGTCAGTGCTTCATCTGCATCAGAACCGATGGCAGTAATCAGCAATTCGTGTCCTTGACGCACCCCTAAAGTTGTAACTTGGTTAATACTGTCACCCCTAACAAGCTCAGTATTTCTCGTTAAATTCCGCACCAAAATTTGCGATTGAAACCGGGCTGCGGTTGTCACAAACTGCGCTGCGGGACGGGCGTGTAATCCTAAGCGATTGCTCACAATCAGCCGGATTTCTCGCGTTGATGATTCTACATTAGTTGTTGTTGGGGTATTGTGGACAAGTGATAACGGTCTACTAACTACACCCAATTGAGTTGCTTTTGCTAAGAGTGCGCCGCGTGCTTCCGCCATGACTTGGTGAATATCTCTACCAGCCGCCGCAGCGACTACAGCAGCGATCGCACCTTCTACTAAAGGCGCTTCACACAAATACACTTTTTGCTGCTGTGCTTCTGGCAAAAACTCTATTGCCATTTCTGCACTCAGCAAAGCACTACCCAAATCCATTAATACCAGGACACCATCATCAGAAAAAACAGAAGCGATCGCTTCATAAACCTGAATGGTATCTGTACCCAGTGGATTTTCCGGATCTTCAATACCTGCTGCAACAGCGATAGAGACTTCGCCCTGAACCATCTGTGCGGCGAGTTCCCGCACACCCAAAGCTAGTTGTTTACTGTGAGAAACGAGGACAATTCCGATCACTGCCACACCGCCAAACTTATTAAGAGGTTTGCGTTTAGCTAGTTATCCCTTTCATTTTCCCATTCCGTACCGCTAAAAATAGCGCTTATCTTTATAGCCCTTCTTAGTTGATTCCAATACAGACCTAACCCCCAGCCCCTTCCCTACTAGCGTTGGGAAGTAAAATTCAAAGCCTCTCTCCTCTTAGGAGAGAGGTAAGAGTGTATTGCATACAAACGAAAAGCGCTATATTACAATTCCAACTGCCCGAAAATATTCCGGTCTTTCCAGCTAGAAATCCGAATTAAATAGCCTTCTTTTACAGAAATACGTGGTGTCCACTCATAAACTCCATCGCTAGCGGTACGGGAAGAAATGTTTTGGATAAGTTTGTTTCCATCGTACAACTTAATCGAGACATCGCCGTTAAGATTATCCCGCCACAATATTAAATAAGGCTGATCTTTTTTTGCAAGTACTTTATTCACTGGCTGATTGATCAAGATTTTTGGTGCAACCTGATTTTTGGTTTTCTTCCGAAATCCCAGATAATGAGGTAGGTGTTGGAAAGCAGGATTTTCTTGCAGATTAGATAGTTGTGGAACAATAATATTTCCAGAATGGGAATTGAATAAATTGATGACAACATTCATTGGTATTTTGTTGAGGCAAAAATATTTCTCAGGAATTATAATCTAGATTTTGATATTACTCAGGTTTTGAAGTCCAAGTTTGAGCCTCAGAAGGTCAAAGTTGAGCCTCAGAAGGTCAACGTCGAGCCTCAGAAGGTCAACGTCGAGCCTCAGAAGGTCAACGTCGAGCCTCAGAAGGTCAAAGTTGAGCCTCAGAAGGTCAAAGTTGAGCCTCAGAAGGTCAAAGTTGAGCCTCAGAAGGTCAAAGTTGAGCCTCAGAAGGTCAACGTCGAGCCTCAGAAGGTCAAAGTTGAGCCTCAGAAGGTCAAAGTTGAACCTTAGAAGGTCAAATTTCAAGCAACCTTAGTTGTAGTATAGTTTTGCTTTTGTATTATTAATGGTATAAGAGATGACGCCTAAATTTGAATACAGCACTCTTGCTCATCCCCAGGATATTCAGCAGCTTGGGAGTATTTTCGAGCAGTGTTTCATCAGTGGACTTGGTGGCGAGGAAGCTTACATTAATCTGCTTGGCATAAAAAACTTCCGCATTATTCGTGAGTCAGAACAATTAGTTGGTGGATTGGCAACTCTGGATATGGGCCAGTGGTGGGGTGGTGTGCGTGTACCAATGACAGGAATTGCGGTAGTGGGCATTGCTCCAGAGTATCGCGGTTCGGGAGGTGCGATCGCTCTTATGCAGCACACCCTAAAAGAACTTTATGCTAGAGGTATACCGCTCTCTGCTCTTTATCCAGCAGTTCAAAGCTTGTATCGAAAAGTCGGGTATGAGCAGGGGGGTAGCTGGTGTAATTGGGAAGTTCCGACTAAAAGTATCCAAGTGCGAGAGCAACCCCTACCTTTGCAACCAATAGTGCCAATCAATCATCAAGTCTTTCACGAACTATATCAGCAGCAGGCGAGATTAACGCATGGATATTTAGACCGACATCCCGCAATCTGGGAGCGCTTAATCCAGCCAAATGATAAAGAAACATTTTACGCATATTTTATTGGTACAAAAGAGAAGCCCGAAGGCTACATTCTTTTTAGCCAACATTCAACAGAAGATGGCGCAATCCTGCGAATAAAAGATTGGGTAATTCTCACAGTTGCGGCTGCACAAACATTCTGGTCTTTTCTTGCCAGTCATCGCTCCCAAATTGACCAAGTGCGATGGAGGAGTTCTGCAATTGATTCCTTGACATTGCTGCTACCAGAGCAAACTGCCAAACTTAAGAATACAATGCGTTGGATGCTGCGGGTAGTAGATGTAGTCAAAGCGCTGGAGATGCGCGGTTATCCATCGGGAATTCAAGCTGAACTGCACTTAGAAATTCAAGATAATTTGTTAGATGCAAACAATGGTAAATTCATTCTTTCTGTTGCCAATGGACGCGGTGAAGTTACCAAAGGTGGAAAAGGTGAGTTGCAGCTAGATGTCCGAGAACTAGCACCACTATATACAAGTTTGTTCACACCCTACCATTTGCAAATAGCCGGAAAACTGCATGGGACAGAAACAGCTATTTCAACAGCAACGCAAATATTTGCAGGTAGCTCTCCTTGGGTGGCTGATTTCTTTTAACGTGAGTTTGACGAACCTTTCCCTGTGTTGAACTAAAGTTTAAGTCTGTTCTTTTTTCCCCTTAGGTCGAGGGACAGTTTTAACAAATAGCTGACAACTCATCCGTATTTACCCCGCTATTTAATTCGCTTTGTAAAGTAACGTGTAATTTCGTATCACCCCTCTATAATCCAGTTTTAGTTGATACATACTGAATGCAGTCTAAGCTCGCTTCGGAGTTTATATGATCAGCAAAATCAAAGCTCTAACAACTGACAAAGAAAAAAACCTGCAAGCTCCAGTCGAAATGGAGGAACTATCAGACGGAGAAGCTATAAACGTAGTAGGGGGTCGTTCGGATTATTTCTATTACGGAAGCATCGGAAAGTTTAGATTTCCTATTTTCCTAGTTCGTACGGGGGGAGGGAGCTTAAGCTTACTACGTGAGGGGAGTAATAAATAGTTGTTCACCCATACATAATAGCTCACACCTGCACATCAAACCTACAACCTCGATTTGCTAGAACAAATTTCTGTACCACTTCTGCTAGTTCGGGGCTTTCCGATAGCTGGCACTGCCCAATTGGCAATGCTAGTTGACATTCGTGAGCATTTGCGCTTGCTCTTGTGAACCTGATGATGATGACCAGCCAGCAGCTTACTACCCCAGTAAGACTTGCTGGCTGTTTTTAGTTTCGGTTTATACCTTTGGCAAAACCCGCGATACTTTTTGGCACATTCATCTAATGTTTTACCCAGTTGTAAAAAAAATTGTAAGTTGGGTTGAGGAACGAAACCCAACATTGATCGGAGTGTTGGCTTTCGCGTTGCTCAACCCAACCTACATCTAAAGTTCAAGTCTGTTCTTCTTTCGCTTTAGGTCGAGGGACAGTTTTAACAAATAGCTTATTTGCTCATAGTTCTCGTTTACGTGAGGTACACCCGTAGGGGTACGACACTGCCCATTGGTGTCAACTTAACGTAAGAATCATGTCCCGCAAGGAACTGAAGTTCCTTGCTAATAGCGAAAGTCATCTGAAGATGACTAAAATATACTCAACAATCTTTAGTCTACTTGAGTAGACTTTAGCTATTAGCCTTGAACTTTAGTTCGAGGCGGGTGAGTCAGCCAAGCCAACAGTTAAGCTATTTCTAGGCTTTTGTTGACACGTATGGGCAGTGCCGCCCCGACGCGAAATATATATATATGTATTAGGGTTTTACTTTCTCTCTCTATACAAAATATAAATTGGAAACATAATTAATCCTTCCCTCGTCTTTCGGCTAGATTAACAATTTCTGTTGTTGTCAACTCACACCACAAATAAAACTATCAGCGATTTACTTTAAATAAGTAATGATGATTTATCGTGCTTATCTAATCCCAAATATTATCCCCAAAAATAACTCAACGGGATTTATAACTTTTTCTCCGGAAGTTCAGCACAATCATCAGAAAAAAATCTAAGTAAAGCTGATTAGTCGCTCCTAACTTGCACACCCACAATCACAACATGAAATCACATCTACTAGCGATCGCTTTAAGCAGTTTGGTTCTAGTTGCAGGACAAGCTAAAGCCTCACAATTACAGTCTTGGTACTATGATTCTAGCCAAAACCAATTAGATTTAACTACCACTTCGGGAATAGAACCAAAAGCCTTTTTATTAGATAATCCTAGCCGATTGGTAATTGACTTACCTGGAACTAATTTTAATTCTGATACTGTCAAACAAAGTTTTGGCAAGGCAGTGAAAGAAATTCGCCTTGGCAAACCAGACTCTCAAACAACTCGTTTTGTCGTAGAGTTAGCTCCTGGTTATGATGTTCATTCCCAAAACATATCAATTAAAGGAGATTCTCTTTCTCATTGGATTTTCAAATTCAATTCATTTGACCACCAAAACAATCCTATTGTTGGGGAAAATCGAGAAGATATCGCTATCAAATCTACAGATGCTTCCACATTTGCTGGAGTTGTGAATCTTGGGCAAGAGATGGTTGGTATCACTTCTCAAATTCGCACTTTGTTAGCAAGTTATAAAACATTAAATCCTGGGATATTTTTCTTAGATTTAGCTACAGGAAACTATATAGATATTAATGGTGAAAAAAGATTTGCGGCTGCCAGTACAATCAAATTTCCCTTATTAGTGGCTCTTTTCCAAGAAATAGACGCTGGTAGAATTAAACTCACCGATAAATTAGTGATGCGGCGCGATTTAAAGGTTGGCGAATCTGGAACTATGCAATACAAACCCATAGGAACTAAATTCAGCGTCCTAGAAACTGCTACCTTAATGATGACAATCAGCGATAATACCGCCACAAATCTGATTCTAGATCGTTTGGGTGGTGCAGCAAAAGTTAGCCAACGTTTTCGTAGCTGGGGATTGCAAAATACAGCACTTCGGAATCTACTTCCAGACATCGCTGGCACAAATACAACTAGTTCTAAAGATTTGGTCAGATTGGCGGCGTTAGTTTATAACAATCGTTTGCTATCTCCAAACAGCCGCAATCAAGTTTTAGGTATTATGCGCCATGTCAAAACCAATAGTTTACTACCAGCTGGTATTGGTCAAGGAGCGACGATCGCACACAAAACTGGTACATTGAGATTTATCATTGGTGATGCGGGTATAATTCAAATGCCCAACGGCAAAAGCTATTTAGCAGGTGTTTTGGTGCAAAGACCAAACTA from Nostoc commune NIES-4072 includes:
- the ptsP gene encoding phosphoenolpyruvate--protein phosphotransferase, which codes for MIGIVLVSHSKQLALGVRELAAQMVQGEVSIAVAAGIEDPENPLGTDTIQVYEAIASVFSDDGVLVLMDLGSALLSAEMAIEFLPEAQQQKVYLCEAPLVEGAIAAVVAAAAGRDIHQVMAEARGALLAKATQLGVVSRPLSLVHNTPTTTNVESSTREIRLIVSNRLGLHARPAAQFVTTAARFQSQILVRNLTRNTELVRGDSINQVTTLGVRQGHELLITAIGSDADEALTALQGLFANNFGEDNVALNSPPALHHEVTPAIHGELLGIAASAGVAIAPVVHYQPTHFSITEYHVDDPEPEWQRVQAAIHTAKQEIQAVFSQASLQIGDAEAAIFDAQLLFLEDPVLLEAVKERIFEHHINAEAAWQAVVDEVATSYRTLEDSYLQERVDDVVDVGQRVLRLLAGNAPANLHLEEPAILVATDLTPSDTARLDPTKILGICTTSGSATSHSAIIARTLGIPAVLGVDAQVLHLADGTLMALDGESGKAWVEPESHILDLLAAKREAWQTAQQEARATAHQPAITRDGRQVSVFANIGSINDVQVAVASGAEGVGLLRTEFLYLDRTSAPTEEEQLEVYQAIAQVLDNRPLIIRTLDVGGDKPLPYLRVGLPEANPFLGWRGIRFCLDHLDLFKTQLRAILRASVGHQIKIMLPMIASVTEVRAAKVILGEVQAELNQAGISFDAAIKVGIMVEVPAAVAIADQLAAEVDFFSIGTNDLSQYVMASDRTNPRVANLVDALHPAVLRMVQQTIQAAHAAGITVGLCGELAADTLATPILLGLRLDELSVNPQSIPGVKQAIARFSIGESEAIVASALQQDSAEHVRELISTSVIPPA
- a CDS encoding GNAT family N-acetyltransferase — encoded protein: MTPKFEYSTLAHPQDIQQLGSIFEQCFISGLGGEEAYINLLGIKNFRIIRESEQLVGGLATLDMGQWWGGVRVPMTGIAVVGIAPEYRGSGGAIALMQHTLKELYARGIPLSALYPAVQSLYRKVGYEQGGSWCNWEVPTKSIQVREQPLPLQPIVPINHQVFHELYQQQARLTHGYLDRHPAIWERLIQPNDKETFYAYFIGTKEKPEGYILFSQHSTEDGAILRIKDWVILTVAAAQTFWSFLASHRSQIDQVRWRSSAIDSLTLLLPEQTAKLKNTMRWMLRVVDVVKALEMRGYPSGIQAELHLEIQDNLLDANNGKFILSVANGRGEVTKGGKGELQLDVRELAPLYTSLFTPYHLQIAGKLHGTETAISTATQIFAGSSPWVADFF
- a CDS encoding serine hydrolase — protein: MKSHLLAIALSSLVLVAGQAKASQLQSWYYDSSQNQLDLTTTSGIEPKAFLLDNPSRLVIDLPGTNFNSDTVKQSFGKAVKEIRLGKPDSQTTRFVVELAPGYDVHSQNISIKGDSLSHWIFKFNSFDHQNNPIVGENREDIAIKSTDASTFAGVVNLGQEMVGITSQIRTLLASYKTLNPGIFFLDLATGNYIDINGEKRFAAASTIKFPLLVALFQEIDAGRIKLTDKLVMRRDLKVGESGTMQYKPIGTKFSVLETATLMMTISDNTATNLILDRLGGAAKVSQRFRSWGLQNTALRNLLPDIAGTNTTSSKDLVRLAALVYNNRLLSPNSRNQVLGIMRHVKTNSLLPAGIGQGATIAHKTGTLRFIIGDAGIIQMPNGKSYLAGVLVQRPNYDPKAGDFVREVSRRVYNYLDNTKVSNIQPILGDASGGLRLRTP